The following DNA comes from Shinella zoogloeoides.
GCAGCCTTGATCTGCGCCACAGCGGTGACGGCGTTGGTGGCGGTTCCCGTCCGCAGCAAGGTGCAGGCCGCAACCACGGCGCTGCGCTGGAAGCCAAGTGCGCAGCAGATGAGGACGGGGCCGCGCCTCTGCGCTGCCTCGACGGCAAGCGCGGCTTCGCGAATGCGGGCGGCAGGCATGGAAAGGAGATCGAGCGAGGGGAAGGCATGCCAGGCAAGGCCCGGCACGGCCATGCCCGGCAGCTCGGCCGTCATGTCGATCACGGCGACATAGGGGGAGAGCGCCTCGCGCGTCGGGAAGCGCCCGAGAAAGATACCGTCCGCGATCTCCGTTGCGGCCGGCAGCCGGCGCGTCCACCACAGCAGGTTCACCCAAGCGCCAAGACGATAGGGCAGGAGCAGCCAGCGGCTCGCCAGACTGATGTGGCCATTTCCCTCCTTCTGGAAGACGGTCGCCCCGGCGCCGGAATAACCGGCCGCGACGATTGCAAAGGCAAGCGCCGGCCAGAGAAGCATCAGTCCTGCCCCCGAATTGCGCGTCTGCCAGACGGTCAGGGCGATGAAGGCGACTGAGCTGGCAGCATAACAGATCGCCAGCCGCCGGGCCTTGGGATGTTCGGTAAGGCGGAAGCCCGCGAGTGGCGAGGTTTTTCCCGCCGGGAACAGCCAGAGGGCGAAGAGACCGAGAAGTGCGCCCGTCGGAATGTCGATGGCATGGTGCTGCCATGTCGTCAGCACCGAAAGGCCGATCAGCAGGCTCCAGATATGCCAGAAGATCAGCCACGCTCCGCGCAGCCGGTCCCGCCAATGATCCCAGATGATGACGAGCAGCGCGATATGCAGCGACGGGGCCTGGTTGAACGGCTTGTCGAAGCCGCCGAGCACATCGAACATGAAGCCCGGCAGCCCATCGGTTTCAGGGCGCACGAAGATCGCCTGAAGCGGAAGGGCGAGGAAGCAGGCGACGGCGATGACTTGCGCCGTGAGATAGCGCCGCGCCAGCCGTCCGACCTCCGCAGGCGTGTAGTTGACGAAGAGGGAGAGCGCGTAGAAAGCGTTGATCGACCAGTAGGGAACGATCGTCCAGGCGATGAAGGGGATATGTTGTTCCCAGCCGAAGGCGAGATTCGGCACGCCTGCCCGCAGCGAGGCCAGCCAGTTCGCCGTGCCGTAGGTCAGGTAGAAGAACGGCGCGAGGAACGCGAGCCAGAGCGCTGCCGCCCGAAGGACGGTGCGACGCTCGGTGGCGACAGAAGGTGAAATCCCCTCCCCCATGCGCCGTCAGATCCGTTCGGCCATGGAGACGGTGAAGATGCCCCATTTGTCGATGCGCTGTTCGATCTTGCGGAAGCCGGCGGCAGCCACGAGCTGGTCCATCTCCTGCTGCGTGCGCCGGCGCATGATCCAGGCCTCGCCGCCGCGATGGGAGGTCAGCGCCCGGGCAATCATCTCCAGTTGCGGATGCCACGGCTGGCCCGTGTAGAGGAGCAGCGCGCCTGGCTCCATCGCCCGCGCGAGGCCG
Coding sequences within:
- a CDS encoding phosphatase PAP2/dual specificity phosphatase family protein produces the protein MGEGISPSVATERRTVLRAAALWLAFLAPFFYLTYGTANWLASLRAGVPNLAFGWEQHIPFIAWTIVPYWSINAFYALSLFVNYTPAEVGRLARRYLTAQVIAVACFLALPLQAIFVRPETDGLPGFMFDVLGGFDKPFNQAPSLHIALLVIIWDHWRDRLRGAWLIFWHIWSLLIGLSVLTTWQHHAIDIPTGALLGLFALWLFPAGKTSPLAGFRLTEHPKARRLAICYAASSVAFIALTVWQTRNSGAGLMLLWPALAFAIVAAGYSGAGATVFQKEGNGHISLASRWLLLPYRLGAWVNLLWWTRRLPAATEIADGIFLGRFPTREALSPYVAVIDMTAELPGMAVPGLAWHAFPSLDLLSMPAARIREAALAVEAAQRRGPVLICCALGFQRSAVVAACTLLRTGTATNAVTAVAQIKAAGRPVHLPFEAYAVIEEAAR